From the Methylocystis sp. IM3 genome, one window contains:
- a CDS encoding Fe2+-dependent dioxygenase: MLICIPEVLTKQQVAFFRETMAASDWEDGRTTAGSQSSLVKNNLQLPQDGATARELGEHVLQALAQCPNFVSAALPAKIFPPLFNRYGVGQDFGLHVDNAIRGIPGTAIRIRTDLSCTLFLSEAEDYDGGELVIQDRVGQQEVKLAAGDLVLYPSTSLHFVREVTRGERVASFFWLQSMIRDNVARASLFDLDQAIQSFSNRLGAGDPSCVRLTGIYHNLIRIWAEA; this comes from the coding sequence ATGCTGATCTGCATCCCCGAGGTTCTGACAAAACAGCAGGTTGCCTTCTTTCGCGAGACCATGGCGGCGTCCGATTGGGAGGATGGGCGGACCACGGCCGGTTCGCAATCGTCGCTCGTGAAGAACAATCTGCAGCTTCCGCAAGACGGCGCCACCGCAAGGGAGCTAGGAGAGCATGTTTTACAGGCTCTTGCCCAATGCCCGAACTTCGTATCGGCGGCCTTGCCCGCGAAAATCTTTCCGCCGCTCTTCAACCGATATGGCGTCGGGCAAGACTTCGGTCTTCACGTCGACAACGCCATCCGCGGCATTCCGGGCACGGCGATTCGCATTCGCACCGACCTTTCCTGCACGCTATTTCTTTCTGAAGCGGAGGATTACGACGGCGGCGAACTGGTCATTCAGGACCGCGTGGGGCAGCAGGAGGTCAAGCTTGCCGCTGGCGATCTCGTCCTCTACCCGTCGACGAGCCTTCACTTCGTCCGAGAAGTGACGCGTGGTGAACGCGTCGCTTCTTTTTTTTGGCTACAAAGCATGATCCGGGACAATGTGGCCCGCGCTTCGCTGTTCGATTTGGACCAGGCGATTCAGTCTTTCAGCAATCGGCTCGGCGCAGGCGACCCGAGTTGTGTGCGGCTGACCGGTATCTATCACAACCTCATTCGGATATGGGCGGAAGCATGA
- the exbD gene encoding TonB system transport protein ExbD yields the protein MAAHLGKGDLQETHEINVTPFIDVMLVLLIIFMVAAPLATVDLPVDLPASNAAPHEKPEKPVYVTIQSDLALAIGDTPVKRNELVATLERHLGDKGKRLYLRADSAVPYGEMMAVLERLRAGGFLKVALVTLDAGGKQPDGPQ from the coding sequence ATGGCGGCGCATCTCGGCAAAGGCGATCTTCAGGAAACGCACGAGATCAACGTCACGCCATTCATCGACGTGATGCTGGTTCTTCTCATCATCTTCATGGTGGCGGCCCCGCTGGCCACCGTCGACCTGCCGGTCGATCTTCCAGCCTCCAACGCGGCCCCGCATGAGAAGCCGGAGAAACCTGTCTATGTGACGATTCAATCCGATCTCGCGCTGGCGATCGGCGATACGCCGGTCAAGCGCAACGAGCTCGTGGCGACCCTCGAACGGCATCTCGGCGACAAAGGCAAGCGCCTCTATCTCCGCGCCGACAGCGCAGTGCCCTATGGCGAGATGATGGCGGTGCTGGAGCGGCTTCGCGCCGGCGGCTTTCTGAAGGTTGCGCTTGTCACGCTCGACGCGGGCGGCAAACAGCCGGACGGCCCCCAATGA
- a CDS encoding Fe2+-dependent dioxygenase — translation MLAHVPSALGKADVLRLRHALAGASWEDGASSAGASKSAKRSIQLAPDSDLSRQLGAAVISALLSSPTFVSAAIPLRIFPPLFERYEVGDRYDPHVDNAVRGDALTGARIRVDLAATLLLTESAEYEGGELIVEDVFGSRRFKPQAGDIVLFSAGSLNMVTPVTRGERLASFVWLQSMIKSDEARDLVCDLDAAIRDLSPRVDGDDADLRKLTTVYHNLIRFWGEA, via the coding sequence ATGCTCGCTCATGTTCCCTCCGCGCTCGGAAAGGCCGACGTCCTGCGCTTGCGCCACGCGCTCGCGGGCGCCTCGTGGGAGGACGGCGCGTCGTCGGCGGGAGCGAGCAAGTCGGCTAAGCGGAGCATTCAACTAGCCCCAGATTCTGACCTGTCGCGCCAGCTCGGAGCGGCGGTGATTTCGGCGCTTCTCTCAAGCCCCACTTTCGTCTCGGCTGCCATCCCGCTTAGGATCTTTCCTCCGCTTTTTGAACGTTACGAGGTGGGGGACCGGTACGATCCGCATGTCGATAATGCGGTGCGCGGCGACGCCCTGACGGGGGCCCGGATTCGCGTGGATCTTGCGGCGACGCTACTGTTGACAGAATCCGCGGAATATGAAGGCGGTGAGCTGATCGTGGAGGATGTTTTCGGGTCGAGGAGATTCAAGCCGCAAGCTGGCGACATTGTCCTTTTTTCCGCTGGCAGCCTGAACATGGTGACTCCCGTCACGCGAGGCGAGCGTCTCGCCTCGTTCGTTTGGTTGCAGAGCATGATCAAGTCCGATGAAGCACGCGACCTCGTTTGCGATCTCGACGCCGCGATACGGGACCTCTCTCCCCGCGTCGACGGAGACGATGCGGACCTGCGTAAGCTGACGACCGTCTACCACAATCTCATCCGCTTTTGGGGAGAAGCGTAG
- a CDS encoding antibiotic biosynthesis monooxygenase — translation MFMASNQFRVVRGREAAFEAAWAETSARLSGVTGLIGFRFDKGKELHQHVLYFAVAIWESEMSFLEWRRHELYGGCLSVGSVHAGLAPSRLEEFDATISRNNPQ, via the coding sequence ATGTTCATGGCTTCTAATCAGTTCAGGGTGGTTCGTGGTCGAGAAGCGGCCTTCGAAGCCGCATGGGCCGAGACGAGCGCTCGGCTGTCCGGCGTAACAGGCCTCATTGGGTTTCGCTTCGACAAGGGCAAGGAGTTGCATCAGCACGTTCTATATTTCGCGGTGGCAATCTGGGAATCGGAAATGTCCTTTCTCGAATGGAGGCGTCATGAGCTCTACGGAGGCTGCCTTTCGGTTGGCAGCGTCCACGCAGGTCTCGCGCCGTCCAGGCTTGAAGAGTTCGACGCGACAATCTCGCGAAACAATCCACAGTAG
- a CDS encoding TonB-dependent receptor yields MNQPRTVTVLTREALDDKNAWNLREIGRSTAGVTLGTGEGGNAFGDRFFIRGFDARNDIFVDGIRDPGVNVRENFYTEQVEILRGPGSTFAGRGTTGGAINIVTKQANTISDFVDLKTTGGVSDQTKRVTLDVNKVISPILAVRANGMFQNANVAGRDFVTDDRNGAAGSVVFKPLDNLTLTAQYTHVYLNGLPDFGVPYNRIYNRPYPEGVVPRYVWYGFVNRDRQSYSQDFGTFVAQYRYSENLMLTSRLRQGTSVIDYIGSLAQSSDFLRGTVTLGAQSRYQVTNVLDNQTEANINFYTGPIKHESVVGVEFAREGVSRTTYAGLNSELNGIPTVGGRLTCNLYLPCNYLPFFGNPYRNPNATNIGVNTSSGYVIETANYQDIVLANGGVRFDDYNIWNRDTFGTTTAKSHSFMTNYNGGLVLKPLKDVSLYAAYATSTNPVGAELDGGAANYGGLTTAVQIFPPQYNRAKEIGVKWQAFGHLLATAALFRTDVSGAREVNSGITTGNAAYYVQGADLEVAGNITDRWSVIGGLVVMQSKVTNSFAYSNIGLQLANVAHESFSLLSKYKFEDLIGLDLDGLEIGGQAIYRSKIYGGNNLIANGATVINSSGWPAPTVANPFVNVPTILPSYWRFDVFAEANLSKNVGLKLTVMNLFDRTYYDAFYQTATPFTQMAPGRAAYLEAHVNF; encoded by the coding sequence TTGAACCAGCCGCGCACGGTGACTGTGCTGACGAGGGAAGCGCTGGACGACAAGAACGCCTGGAACTTGCGCGAAATCGGCCGAAGCACCGCCGGCGTCACGCTCGGCACGGGCGAAGGCGGTAACGCCTTCGGCGATCGCTTCTTCATCCGAGGTTTCGATGCGCGCAACGACATTTTCGTCGACGGCATTCGCGACCCGGGGGTCAATGTGCGGGAAAATTTCTACACCGAGCAGGTAGAAATCCTGCGCGGCCCGGGATCGACATTCGCGGGGCGCGGCACCACAGGCGGCGCCATCAACATCGTCACCAAGCAAGCAAACACGATCTCAGATTTCGTCGATCTCAAGACGACAGGCGGCGTTTCGGACCAGACGAAGCGCGTCACCCTCGATGTTAACAAGGTTATCAGTCCGATTCTGGCTGTGCGCGCGAATGGCATGTTCCAGAATGCAAATGTCGCCGGGCGGGACTTTGTCACCGACGATCGGAACGGCGCCGCAGGTTCGGTTGTTTTCAAGCCGCTCGACAATTTGACCCTCACCGCGCAATACACCCATGTCTACCTCAATGGCCTGCCTGATTTTGGCGTGCCTTACAATCGCATTTATAACCGGCCTTACCCCGAAGGCGTCGTGCCACGCTATGTGTGGTACGGGTTCGTGAACCGTGACCGCCAGTCGTATTCCCAGGATTTCGGCACGTTCGTGGCACAGTATCGCTATAGCGAAAATTTGATGCTGACGAGCCGCCTACGCCAGGGGACCTCGGTGATCGATTACATCGGTTCGCTTGCGCAGAGCTCAGACTTCCTCAGAGGAACCGTGACGCTTGGGGCACAGAGTCGCTACCAAGTTACGAATGTTCTCGACAATCAGACCGAAGCAAACATCAATTTTTATACCGGTCCCATCAAGCACGAAAGCGTTGTGGGCGTCGAATTCGCCCGGGAGGGGGTGTCGCGCACGACCTACGCCGGTCTGAATTCCGAATTAAACGGAATTCCAACCGTCGGCGGACGCCTGACCTGCAACCTTTATCTGCCCTGTAACTATCTGCCATTTTTCGGCAACCCCTATCGCAACCCAAATGCCACCAATATCGGCGTCAACACCTCATCCGGCTATGTGATCGAGACGGCGAATTATCAGGACATTGTCCTGGCGAACGGCGGGGTGCGTTTTGACGACTACAATATCTGGAACCGCGACACTTTCGGCACAACGACCGCCAAAAGCCATTCGTTCATGACCAACTACAATGGCGGTCTTGTCCTGAAGCCACTGAAGGACGTTAGCCTTTACGCGGCCTACGCCACTTCGACAAATCCAGTCGGCGCGGAACTCGACGGGGGCGCGGCCAACTATGGTGGTTTAACGACCGCGGTGCAGATTTTCCCGCCGCAATACAACCGCGCCAAGGAAATCGGCGTGAAATGGCAAGCTTTCGGCCATCTGCTCGCGACGGCGGCGCTCTTCAGGACCGACGTTTCCGGCGCCCGCGAGGTGAACTCGGGCATTACAACGGGCAACGCCGCCTATTATGTGCAGGGCGCGGATCTTGAGGTCGCCGGTAATATCACCGATAGGTGGAGCGTGATTGGCGGACTCGTCGTCATGCAGTCGAAGGTCACCAACTCCTTCGCCTATTCGAATATCGGTCTTCAGCTAGCCAATGTCGCACACGAATCCTTTAGCTTGCTGTCGAAGTATAAATTCGAGGATCTAATCGGCCTGGATCTGGATGGCCTCGAGATCGGCGGGCAGGCGATTTACCGCTCGAAAATATACGGCGGCAACAACCTTATTGCGAATGGCGCGACCGTTATAAATTCGTCCGGCTGGCCGGCTCCTACCGTCGCAAACCCCTTCGTCAATGTTCCAACGATCCTACCCTCCTATTGGCGCTTCGACGTGTTCGCCGAGGCAAACCTGTCGAAAAATGTAGGTCTGAAGTTGACCGTCATGAATCTCTTCGACCGCACATATTATGACGCCTTCTACCAGACGGCGACTCCCTTCACGCAAATGGCTCCGGGCCGCGCCGCCTACCTCGAAGCCCACGTGAATTTCTAG
- the exbB gene encoding tonB-system energizer ExbB, giving the protein MKNTMRSAFLGMLFLQGPISTGWAQGSLTARTLDSAIAATKPHDLSVWMMFANADIVVKIVMIGLLLASVGTWTVLVAKTIELKRARQRAIDALVKLSDARGLSEARLALGNGDRLTAALLSEATRELKLSSDILAGPGVKERVASCFAEVDRAEGMSIKRGTGLLASVGSTAPFVGLFGTVWGIMNSFIGISKAQTTNLAVVAPGIAEALLATAIGLFAAIPAVLIYNHLARQTSAYLELVSNVSGELLRIVSRDLDRGHHASKIQAAE; this is encoded by the coding sequence ATGAAAAACACGATGCGTTCAGCGTTCCTGGGAATGCTTTTTCTACAAGGCCCTATTTCGACGGGCTGGGCCCAGGGCTCCCTGACTGCTCGCACCCTCGACTCCGCCATCGCGGCGACGAAACCTCACGACCTCTCCGTCTGGATGATGTTTGCAAACGCCGATATTGTCGTCAAAATCGTGATGATCGGCTTGCTGCTGGCTTCGGTTGGCACGTGGACAGTTCTCGTCGCCAAGACGATTGAATTGAAGCGCGCGCGCCAGCGCGCCATCGACGCTCTCGTCAAGCTCTCCGACGCACGCGGCCTTTCAGAAGCGCGCCTCGCTTTGGGGAACGGCGACCGCTTGACCGCCGCGCTCCTCTCAGAAGCAACGCGCGAGTTGAAGCTGTCTTCGGACATTCTCGCCGGGCCGGGCGTCAAGGAGCGCGTCGCCTCCTGCTTCGCTGAGGTCGATCGCGCGGAAGGGATGTCGATCAAGCGCGGCACAGGATTGCTGGCGTCTGTCGGATCGACGGCGCCCTTTGTCGGCCTGTTCGGAACCGTATGGGGCATCATGAACAGCTTCATCGGCATTTCGAAGGCGCAGACGACCAATCTCGCCGTCGTAGCGCCAGGCATCGCCGAAGCACTTCTTGCGACGGCGATCGGCCTCTTTGCGGCGATTCCCGCCGTGCTCATCTACAATCATCTCGCGCGACAGACGAGCGCCTATCTGGAACTGGTCTCCAATGTGTCAGGAGAATTGCTGCGCATCGTATCGCGCGATCTCGACCGTGGCCATCATGCGAGCAAGATTCAGGCGGCGGAGTAA
- a CDS encoding IS6 family transposase, protein MIDFKGHRFEKDIILLCVRWYLAYPLSYRNLKEMMLERGVEVDHSNIYRWVQKFTPQLEAAFRKGEKRAVGNSWRMDETYIKVNGQWKYLYRAVDKHGHTIDFLLTAHRDKKAALRFFKKAVGQHGLPEKITIDKSGANAAASEALKEETGQEIEMRQIKYLNNIVEQDHRAIKRVVGPMLGFKSFRSARTTLQGIELMHMINKGQMVSAASENLSAAEQFYSLAA, encoded by the coding sequence ATGATCGACTTCAAAGGACACCGCTTTGAAAAGGACATCATCCTGCTTTGTGTCCGCTGGTACCTCGCCTATCCCCTCAGCTACCGGAACCTGAAGGAAATGATGCTCGAGCGCGGCGTTGAGGTCGACCATTCCAACATTTACCGCTGGGTCCAAAAGTTCACGCCCCAGTTAGAGGCCGCCTTCCGGAAAGGCGAGAAGCGCGCGGTCGGCAACAGCTGGCGGATGGACGAGACCTATATCAAGGTCAACGGCCAGTGGAAATACCTCTACCGCGCCGTCGACAAGCACGGGCACACCATCGACTTCCTACTGACAGCTCATCGCGACAAGAAAGCCGCTCTGCGTTTTTTCAAGAAAGCGGTCGGGCAACACGGTCTGCCGGAAAAGATCACGATCGACAAGAGCGGCGCCAATGCCGCAGCCAGCGAGGCGCTCAAGGAGGAAACCGGTCAAGAGATCGAGATGCGGCAGATCAAATACCTGAATAACATCGTCGAACAGGACCACCGAGCCATCAAGCGAGTGGTGGGGCCGATGCTCGGTTTCAAATCTTTTCGCTCGGCTCGAACCACCTTGCAAGGCATCGAACTCATGCACATGATCAACAAAGGCCAGATGGTGTCCGCCGCGAGCGAAAATCTTTCCGCCGCAGAACAATTTTATTCATTGGCCGCCTGA
- a CDS encoding HAD-IC family P-type ATPase — MYSLTSSQKAVFLGSAAALCRLAMSLFPASVSTALAVLGEDVGVAGVVSVQPSGYCSFPLELAESFGIEATLLEVERNVLQVTDICPLDPEINEEQAAAMVASLGEHTSHPIAWAVMRLARQRRLAHVPHEEVSFIVGHGVEALVNGSSIRFGSRHFLEDDEQISFANAREMIEAFAAEGKSLLYMAADGHPLAVFALRDRLRSETPYTLVVLRELGIERIVMVTGDHRVSAQALASELGIDNVFFEQHPEEKARVVAALKQDGRRVAYIGDGVNDGPALIEADVGVSMPRAADIARATADIVLVKDRLASVATMTLFRATLVPFCS, encoded by the coding sequence GTGTACTCGCTGACCTCGAGTCAGAAGGCGGTGTTTCTGGGAAGCGCAGCCGCGCTTTGCAGGTTGGCAATGTCATTATTCCCGGCTTCCGTGAGCACGGCGCTCGCCGTGCTCGGCGAGGACGTCGGCGTTGCGGGCGTCGTTTCCGTGCAACCAAGTGGCTATTGCAGCTTTCCGCTCGAGCTCGCGGAGTCGTTCGGCATAGAGGCGACTCTGCTCGAGGTCGAACGCAACGTCTTGCAGGTGACGGATATTTGTCCGCTTGACCCCGAGATCAACGAGGAGCAGGCCGCTGCGATGGTCGCCTCGCTTGGCGAGCATACCAGCCATCCTATCGCGTGGGCGGTTATGCGCCTCGCCCGGCAGCGGCGGCTTGCTCATGTCCCGCACGAGGAGGTGAGCTTCATAGTCGGACACGGAGTCGAAGCGCTGGTCAATGGGAGCAGCATTCGATTTGGCAGTCGACACTTTCTGGAGGATGACGAACAAATCTCATTTGCCAACGCTCGCGAGATGATCGAGGCATTCGCAGCGGAGGGCAAGTCGCTTCTCTACATGGCCGCCGACGGGCATCCCCTGGCGGTGTTCGCCCTGCGCGACCGGCTGCGATCGGAGACCCCATACACGCTTGTGGTGCTCCGGGAATTGGGGATCGAGCGCATCGTCATGGTGACAGGGGACCACCGCGTTTCGGCCCAGGCGCTCGCGAGTGAACTCGGAATCGACAATGTATTCTTCGAACAGCACCCAGAGGAAAAGGCGCGCGTCGTCGCCGCATTGAAACAGGACGGGCGTCGGGTCGCCTATATCGGCGATGGAGTCAACGATGGTCCAGCCTTGATAGAAGCCGACGTTGGCGTCTCGATGCCGCGAGCCGCCGACATTGCTCGAGCCACTGCCGACATAGTCCTTGTGAAAGACCGCCTGGCCTCAGTCGCCACCATGACGTTATTCCGCGCGACCCTTGTCCCCTTCTGCTCTTAG
- a CDS encoding TonB family protein, protein MFCALFLHVGGAATALLTLRGDVDEDASGAPAIEISLEPVAAREIEHLDHPPGPVTDESAAATPSVASAETKENIEEKIARAEAEDAELSRDAKAERPVEDQKSRQAQQVVSNESAASEATAPPRSEAEKLAERTAAPVQGADTAANAVKLTWQKALMAHLNRAKRYPPGGGRRAAEASVHFTLDRRGHILVYNIKRSSGLPVFDEAALAMMKKADPVPPPPPVIADESLSFEVPVQFRADRR, encoded by the coding sequence GTGTTCTGTGCGCTCTTTCTGCATGTCGGCGGCGCGGCAACGGCGCTCCTCACTCTTCGCGGCGACGTCGACGAGGACGCGAGCGGCGCGCCGGCGATCGAGATCTCGCTCGAACCGGTGGCGGCGCGTGAGATCGAGCATCTCGACCACCCGCCCGGCCCCGTGACCGACGAGTCCGCGGCGGCGACTCCGTCGGTCGCCTCAGCCGAAACCAAGGAGAATATCGAAGAGAAAATAGCGCGGGCCGAGGCGGAGGATGCAGAGCTGTCGCGCGACGCGAAAGCGGAGAGGCCAGTCGAGGATCAGAAGTCGCGGCAGGCCCAGCAGGTGGTGTCGAACGAATCCGCCGCCTCCGAGGCGACCGCGCCGCCGAGATCGGAGGCGGAAAAGCTCGCCGAGCGCACCGCTGCGCCGGTCCAAGGCGCAGATACGGCGGCGAACGCCGTCAAGCTGACTTGGCAGAAGGCGCTGATGGCGCATCTCAATCGCGCCAAGCGCTATCCGCCCGGCGGCGGCAGACGGGCCGCGGAGGCGAGCGTCCACTTCACGCTCGATCGACGCGGCCACATCCTCGTCTACAACATCAAGCGCTCGTCCGGCCTCCCCGTCTTCGACGAAGCCGCTCTCGCCATGATGAAGAAAGCTGACCCTGTGCCCCCGCCCCCGCCAGTCATCGCAGACGAAAGCCTCTCCTTCGAGGTGCCTGTGCAGTTTCGAGCGGATCGGCGTTAA
- the hemP gene encoding hemin uptake protein HemP, with protein MSEAQDEDPPALPTGSLEFLPREYVARELIGDAVEAIIFHDGERDRLRITTKNKLILTK; from the coding sequence ATGTCAGAAGCACAGGACGAAGATCCGCCCGCCCTACCAACTGGTTCGCTGGAGTTTCTCCCGAGAGAATATGTTGCACGCGAACTCATCGGGGACGCCGTAGAGGCAATCATTTTCCATGATGGAGAGCGGGATCGTCTGCGTATCACAACCAAGAACAAACTCATCCTGACGAAGTGA
- the groL gene encoding chaperonin GroEL (60 kDa chaperone family; promotes refolding of misfolded polypeptides especially under stressful conditions; forms two stacked rings of heptamers to form a barrel-shaped 14mer; ends can be capped by GroES; misfolded proteins enter the barrel where they are refolded when GroES binds), protein MTHKRVLFRFEAREKILRGATQLADAIRVTLGPKSKSVLIQKTWGAPIVCNDGVTIAKEFDLEDPEESLGARVLRQAAEKTGEVVGDGTSTSTILAHAIATEGSRNVVAGASAVELKRGIDDGVKLAISHLQKIARPVTTRKEKAQVAMIAAHNDPAIGELVASALEKVGDEGVISVEESKTTETTLEVVEGMQFDRGFVSPYFITDPEHMEAVLEDVYLLLCDRKVGSLREIVGLLEEIAKSGRPLLLICEDVEGEALATLVVNHLRGVFKVCAVKSPGFGDRRKALLEDIALLTGGQVISEEVGLKLEHTAIDRLGQAARVVVDKDKTTIIGGAGLRDRIDARIQSIRGELEKSTSDYDREKLEERIAKLSGGVAVIRVGAPSESEMKSKKEALDDAISATKAAVAEGVVPGGGVALLRCIETLATEEGRTEGDEKTGLRILQHALEAPARQIAENSGVDGGVVIARVLEGDANFGFDAARKQYVDLIEAGIIDPVKVLRVALENAASVAGVLLLTEATMTEVPEKTGKRNQEGELGL, encoded by the coding sequence ATGACGCATAAGCGGGTGCTTTTCAGGTTTGAGGCGCGGGAGAAGATTCTTCGCGGCGCAACGCAGCTCGCTGACGCAATTCGCGTAACCCTCGGGCCGAAATCGAAATCCGTCTTGATTCAGAAAACCTGGGGCGCCCCAATTGTCTGCAATGATGGAGTGACGATTGCTAAAGAATTTGACCTCGAAGACCCCGAAGAAAGCCTTGGGGCGCGCGTCTTGCGCCAGGCCGCGGAAAAGACCGGCGAGGTCGTTGGCGACGGGACGAGCACTTCAACGATTCTCGCGCACGCCATCGCGACGGAAGGAAGCCGAAACGTTGTCGCGGGGGCCAGCGCGGTCGAGCTCAAACGCGGCATTGATGACGGCGTGAAATTGGCGATCAGTCACTTGCAAAAGATCGCGAGGCCGGTGACCACGCGCAAAGAAAAGGCCCAGGTCGCGATGATCGCGGCTCATAATGACCCGGCGATCGGCGAACTGGTGGCCAGCGCGCTGGAGAAGGTCGGCGACGAAGGCGTAATCTCCGTCGAGGAATCGAAGACGACGGAAACAACCCTTGAGGTCGTTGAAGGGATGCAATTCGACCGCGGCTTCGTGTCGCCGTATTTTATAACGGATCCTGAGCACATGGAGGCCGTGCTCGAGGATGTTTACCTGCTTTTATGCGATCGGAAAGTCGGCTCTCTTCGGGAGATCGTAGGCTTATTGGAAGAGATCGCGAAGTCCGGGCGTCCCTTGCTGCTTATCTGCGAGGACGTCGAGGGCGAAGCTCTGGCGACTTTGGTCGTCAATCATCTTCGCGGCGTCTTCAAAGTCTGCGCAGTTAAATCCCCGGGTTTTGGCGATCGACGAAAGGCTCTCCTCGAGGACATCGCTTTGCTGACGGGGGGCCAAGTTATTTCCGAGGAAGTCGGACTGAAGCTTGAGCACACGGCGATCGACCGACTCGGACAGGCGGCGCGTGTTGTCGTCGATAAAGACAAAACCACGATTATCGGCGGCGCGGGACTTCGCGATCGAATCGATGCCCGTATTCAGTCGATCCGAGGCGAGCTTGAAAAGTCGACAAGCGACTATGACCGCGAAAAGCTCGAAGAGCGAATTGCTAAGCTCTCTGGCGGCGTCGCGGTGATCCGCGTTGGCGCGCCGAGCGAGTCGGAAATGAAATCGAAGAAGGAAGCTCTTGACGACGCGATTAGCGCCACAAAGGCGGCTGTAGCGGAGGGGGTCGTGCCGGGCGGCGGGGTTGCGTTGCTGCGGTGCATAGAAACGCTCGCGACCGAGGAGGGCCGCACTGAAGGGGACGAAAAGACCGGCCTTCGCATTCTTCAGCACGCCCTCGAAGCGCCTGCCCGGCAGATCGCCGAAAACTCTGGCGTGGATGGCGGAGTGGTGATCGCCCGGGTGCTCGAGGGGGACGCGAATTTTGGGTTTGACGCGGCGCGCAAGCAATATGTTGACCTGATCGAGGCAGGCATTATCGACCCCGTAAAAGTGTTGCGCGTCGCCCTGGAGAATGCGGCTTCGGTGGCGGGGGTCTTGCTCCTTACGGAAGCAACCATGACAGAGGTCCCCGAAAAGACAGGCAAACGAAACCAAGAAGGCGAATTGGGTCTGTAA
- a CDS encoding HAD-IC family P-type ATPase, with protein sequence MAALCRRRRPPARGRRLARPVASRKRRDTCAAARPRRETPGYDHGDHQAAAEVFGKTLGLDTVYYEQQPEDKARIIATLKQQGCPVAYVGDGVNDGPALMEAHVGVSMPRAADIARATADIVLLNDRLDGFAEILSLSQNTLRLIRSNFGAAVGVNSAILVGAASGNLPPVASAVLHNGATIAVLLRAPFAVR encoded by the coding sequence ATCGCTGCTTTATGTCGCCGCCGACGACCGCCCGCTCGCGGTCGTCGCCTTGCGCGACCGGTTGCGAGCCGAAAGCGCCGCGACACTTGCGCGGCTGCGCGCCCTCGGCGTGAAACGCCTGGTTATGATCACGGCGACCATCAGGCGGCGGCCGAAGTCTTTGGAAAGACCCTGGGGCTCGACACGGTCTATTATGAGCAGCAGCCGGAAGACAAGGCGCGCATCATTGCGACGCTCAAACAGCAGGGTTGCCCGGTCGCCTATGTCGGCGACGGCGTTAACGACGGCCCCGCGCTGATGGAAGCGCATGTCGGCGTCTCCATGCCCCGCGCCGCCGACATCGCCCGCGCGACCGCCGATATCGTTCTGCTGAACGACAGGCTCGACGGTTTCGCGGAGATTCTCTCGCTCTCTCAGAACACATTGCGCCTCATCCGTTCCAATTTTGGCGCGGCGGTCGGCGTCAACAGCGCGATTCTTGTGGGCGCCGCATCAGGCAATCTGCCGCCGGTCGCCTCGGCTGTTCTCCACAATGGCGCGACGATTGCAGTGCTGCTGCGCGCGCCTTTCGCAGTACGGTGA